The following are from one region of the Petrotoga mobilis SJ95 genome:
- a CDS encoding type II toxin-antitoxin system HicA family toxin, with protein MEKLPLLSGREVVKVFERLGWEVARQRGSHIILVKGKHIATLSVPDHREVARGTLRSLIARAGITVEEFLSAMK; from the coding sequence ATGGAAAAACTTCCACTTTTAAGCGGGCGTGAAGTTGTAAAAGTTTTTGAACGTCTTGGATGGGAAGTAGCAAGGCAACGAGGTAGTCATATTATTCTTGTGAAGGGGAAACACATTGCCACACTATCTGTCCCTGATCATCGTGAAGTTGCAAGAGGAACTTTGAGGTCACTCATTGCTCGTGCTGGTATAACAGTTGAAGAGTTTTTGTCTGCGATGAAATGA